A genomic segment from Actinomyces lilanjuaniae encodes:
- the nuoK gene encoding NADH-quinone oxidoreductase subunit NuoK, which produces MTLPIAAYIVLACVLFTLGALTVLLRRNAIIELMGVELMLNAVNLVLVTFSRLHGDLTGQVFAFFVMVVAAAEVVVGLSIVVSIFRTRRSTSVDDVNLLKS; this is translated from the coding sequence GTGACTCTTCCTATCGCTGCCTACATCGTCCTGGCCTGCGTCCTGTTCACCCTGGGTGCGCTGACCGTGCTGCTGCGGCGCAACGCGATCATCGAGCTCATGGGTGTCGAGCTCATGCTCAACGCCGTCAACCTCGTCCTGGTGACCTTCTCCCGTCTTCACGGCGACCTCACCGGCCAGGTCTTCGCCTTCTTCGTCATGGTCGTGGCTGCGGCGGAGGTCGTAGTGGGCCTGAGCATCGTCGTGTCCATCTTCCGTACCCGCAGGTCCACGTCGGTTGACGACGTCAACCTGCTCAAGAGCTGA
- a CDS encoding NADH-quinone oxidoreductase subunit J — protein sequence MSLLPVLALVLAAAVPSAASSLVSSITAVTASVTVPSFVSAAVPTALSEAGTLSVGESVLLVVVALVTVACGLGVLTARRAVVAAVNMIGIMISLAVLYIANEAPFLGMTQVVVYTGAVMTLVLFVIMLVGVGGEEPVAGAGGSYQLPLIGLLGLGLATLLAAVLHRSPLPAATGLQGGDASTPDRIAEVLLGDHVVTMELTGILLVVAAVGALTLTHRQRVRARRGQAEIAEEKMRAYAATGAHPGQKPVPGVYASTNTVAAPALGADGQEVTESVPRVLRARGQGMELSEVSPEMGVAQRAGEVLERQAGSRTTGKEAAGGSGDGSAVGRSGMSSMPGQAPPVVEQPVAPSPVLRDTSQSPASGQEAAEGAEAAEEDTEEKEKGDQ from the coding sequence ATGAGCCTCCTTCCCGTCCTAGCCCTGGTCCTGGCAGCTGCCGTGCCGTCTGCCGCCTCGTCCCTCGTGTCGTCTATCACCGCCGTCACCGCCTCTGTCACGGTGCCTTCCTTTGTCTCAGCCGCAGTACCTACCGCCCTGAGCGAGGCTGGCACCCTGTCGGTAGGGGAGAGCGTCCTGCTTGTCGTGGTCGCCCTGGTCACGGTGGCCTGCGGCCTGGGGGTGCTCACCGCCAGGCGTGCCGTGGTGGCGGCTGTCAACATGATCGGCATCATGATCTCTCTGGCCGTCCTCTACATCGCCAACGAGGCGCCCTTCCTGGGCATGACCCAGGTGGTGGTCTACACAGGGGCGGTCATGACCCTGGTCCTGTTCGTCATCATGCTGGTGGGCGTGGGCGGGGAGGAGCCTGTGGCGGGTGCCGGGGGCTCCTACCAGCTCCCTCTCATCGGCCTGCTGGGCCTGGGGCTGGCGACCCTCCTGGCTGCCGTCCTGCACCGTTCCCCCCTCCCGGCTGCGACGGGCCTGCAGGGTGGAGACGCCTCTACTCCGGACCGGATCGCCGAGGTCCTCCTCGGGGACCACGTGGTGACCATGGAGCTGACGGGGATCCTCCTGGTTGTCGCTGCCGTGGGCGCCCTGACGCTGACGCACCGCCAGCGGGTCCGTGCCCGACGCGGCCAGGCCGAGATAGCCGAGGAGAAGATGCGGGCCTACGCCGCCACCGGGGCGCACCCGGGGCAGAAGCCGGTCCCGGGTGTCTACGCCTCGACCAACACCGTGGCCGCCCCGGCGCTGGGTGCTGACGGTCAGGAGGTGACTGAGTCCGTGCCGCGCGTCCTACGGGCCCGTGGCCAGGGCATGGAGCTGTCGGAGGTCTCCCCTGAGATGGGGGTGGCCCAGCGCGCGGGAGAGGTTCTTGAACGCCAGGCCGGCTCCCGGACCACAGGGAAGGAGGCCGCAGGCGGCTCTGGCGACGGCTCAGCAGTGGGTCGGTCCGGGATGTCCTCTATGCCGGGCCAGGCCCCGCCTGTCGTCGAGCAGCCGGTGGCACCCTCACCTGTGCTGCGTGACACCTCGCAGAGCCCAGCATCCGGGCAGGAGGCGGCCGAGGGTGCTGAGGCCGCCGAGGAGGACACCGAGGAGAAGGAGAAGGGGGACCAGTGA
- the nuoI gene encoding NADH-quinone oxidoreductase subunit NuoI translates to MTDQPTAPRGPSGPQSQGGSDHDRWQRDAPSLLARVFAPVAGYGVTISSMFRPVVTEQYPREPAQVMPRFHGRHRLNRYDDGLEKCIGCELCAWACPADAIYVEAASNEPGAQYSPGERYGRVYQINYLRCIFCGMCIEACPTRALTMSTDFDELVGPTRTGLIYDKDDLLAPVPAGAVAPPHPMVEGTEDGDYYRGAVTGPTQAQIDWVRQARPQDPTLSTARPVAGDGPGSGSDVAREAAR, encoded by the coding sequence ATGACTGACCAGCCCACCGCCCCTCGCGGCCCCTCCGGCCCGCAGTCCCAGGGCGGCTCCGACCACGACCGGTGGCAGCGTGACGCCCCCTCCCTCCTGGCACGGGTCTTTGCTCCCGTCGCCGGGTACGGGGTCACGATCTCCTCCATGTTCCGCCCGGTCGTCACCGAGCAGTACCCCCGTGAGCCGGCCCAGGTCATGCCCCGCTTCCACGGGCGCCACCGGCTCAACCGCTACGACGACGGCTTGGAGAAGTGCATTGGCTGCGAGCTGTGCGCCTGGGCCTGCCCGGCCGACGCCATCTACGTGGAGGCGGCCTCCAACGAGCCGGGGGCCCAGTACTCGCCGGGAGAGCGCTACGGGCGCGTCTACCAGATCAACTACCTGCGCTGCATCTTCTGCGGCATGTGTATCGAAGCCTGCCCGACGCGTGCTCTGACCATGTCCACCGACTTCGACGAGCTTGTCGGCCCCACTCGCACCGGCCTCATCTACGACAAGGACGACCTCCTGGCTCCCGTGCCCGCAGGCGCCGTGGCACCTCCGCACCCGATGGTGGAGGGGACCGAGGACGGCGACTACTACCGGGGCGCGGTCACCGGTCCCACCCAGGCGCAGATCGACTGGGTGAGACAGGCCCGCCCCCAGGACCCCACCCTGTCCACTGCCCGCCCGGTCGCCGGTGACGGTCCTGGCAGCGGGTCCGACGTGGCCAGGGAGGCCGCGCGATGA
- the nuoH gene encoding NADH-quinone oxidoreductase subunit NuoH, whose translation MTTTQFLATATQPGAGGVAADFSQETWWLTVIKAVFIVAFLILSVLMVLWVERRGLGRMQTRLGPNVNGPFGLLQAVADAGKLILKEDFWLRGAERAIYLLAPVIAAFSAFMVYAVIPFGPQVSILGHTTPLQLTDFPASVLYILAITAFGVYGIILGGWSAHSTYPLFGAVRSAAQVISYELSMSLSILTVFLVSGTMSTSGIVSAQERVWWAVAMLPSFVIYVISMVGEVNRLPFDLPEAEGELVAGHMVEYSSMKFAWYFLAEYINMFNVSAVCVTLFLGGWRSVLLASFWEGANSGWWPMLWFVAKVWVVMFFMIWTRGTLVRIRYDQFMRLGWKVLIPVSLAWFVLVAVVQAYRTFSGVSVQSLLLVLAVVFLVAMVVLFLLPDSQEQDGTEEPQLIGARTGDDSDLAEVTVPGEEHLAFVGGYPVPPLPGQHLPPSPRARRGRVRDQDGHLSSHRSSQDAAALPSSTTNLTADAQEGPDD comes from the coding sequence GTGACTACGACCCAGTTCCTCGCGACTGCCACCCAGCCGGGTGCCGGAGGCGTGGCCGCCGACTTCTCTCAGGAGACCTGGTGGCTCACCGTCATCAAGGCGGTCTTCATCGTCGCCTTCCTCATCCTCAGCGTCCTTATGGTCCTGTGGGTGGAACGGCGCGGGCTCGGCCGGATGCAGACCCGGCTGGGTCCCAACGTCAACGGCCCCTTCGGGCTGCTCCAGGCGGTCGCTGACGCGGGCAAGCTGATCCTGAAGGAGGACTTCTGGCTGCGGGGGGCCGAGAGAGCCATCTACCTCCTGGCTCCCGTCATTGCCGCGTTCAGCGCCTTCATGGTCTACGCGGTCATCCCCTTCGGACCCCAGGTGAGCATCCTCGGCCACACCACCCCCTTGCAGCTGACCGACTTCCCCGCTTCCGTCCTCTACATCCTGGCTATCACCGCCTTCGGGGTCTACGGCATCATCCTGGGGGGGTGGTCTGCCCACTCCACCTACCCCCTGTTCGGGGCTGTGCGCAGCGCCGCCCAGGTCATCTCCTACGAGCTGAGCATGAGCCTGTCTATCCTCACTGTCTTCCTGGTCTCGGGGACGATGTCCACCTCCGGCATCGTCTCCGCGCAGGAGAGGGTCTGGTGGGCGGTGGCCATGCTCCCCAGCTTTGTCATCTACGTGATCTCGATGGTCGGAGAGGTCAACCGTCTCCCCTTTGACCTGCCAGAGGCGGAGGGTGAGCTCGTGGCCGGGCACATGGTGGAGTACTCCTCCATGAAGTTCGCCTGGTACTTCCTGGCGGAGTACATCAACATGTTCAACGTCTCGGCGGTGTGCGTCACCCTGTTCCTGGGAGGCTGGAGGTCGGTGCTCCTGGCCAGCTTCTGGGAGGGGGCCAACAGCGGGTGGTGGCCCATGCTCTGGTTCGTTGCCAAGGTGTGGGTGGTCATGTTCTTTATGATCTGGACCCGTGGAACCCTGGTGCGCATCCGCTACGACCAGTTCATGAGGCTGGGCTGGAAGGTCCTCATCCCGGTGTCCCTGGCCTGGTTCGTGCTCGTAGCCGTGGTCCAGGCCTACCGCACCTTCTCCGGCGTCTCGGTGCAGTCGCTGCTGCTGGTGCTCGCCGTCGTCTTCCTCGTGGCCATGGTGGTTCTCTTCCTGCTGCCTGACAGCCAGGAGCAGGACGGGACTGAGGAGCCGCAGCTCATCGGTGCGCGTACCGGGGATGACAGCGACCTGGCCGAGGTGACTGTCCCCGGGGAGGAGCACCTGGCCTTTGTCGGCGGCTACCCTGTGCCGCCCCTGCCCGGCCAGCACCTTCCGCCATCCCCGCGAGCCCGGCGTGGCAGGGTGCGGGACCAGGACGGCCACCTCTCCTCGCACCGATCCTCCCAGGACGCAGCGGCACTGCCGTCGTCCACCACCAACCTCACGGCCGACGCCCAGGAGGGACCTGATGACTGA
- a CDS encoding NADH-quinone oxidoreductase subunit G produces the protein MTQTTATTPASEPAVEMVSITIDGMPVTVEKGTLLIRAAEKVGVRIPRFCDHPLLAPSASCRQCLVEVAMPGRDGVVRPMPKPQPSCAMTAMEGMEISTQATSAVAAKAQAGTMEFLLVNHPLDCPVCDKGGECPLQNQALELMASGAQSATRFTDVKRTFPKPLRLTSNILLDRDRCILCQRCVRFADQIPGDPFIALQGRGGGHPCVDMDGRAEHSGGLYSEQIGRFDTQVLDFHDPHHAGQPGDTGQADQQTIRGAHGLAGDGSATGPGGDPAVVGGLAAGPGLGHGAEELDVSGRPFASYFSGNIIQICPVGALTSARYRFRARPTDLVSTDSVTEHDASGSAIRVDMRRGVVLRRLAGDDPEVNEEWITDKDRFAFPWSSQEDRLTVPLVREEDTGELVPTSWSDALDVAARGLSQAVADGGVGLLPGARLTLEDGWAWSRFARAVLGTNDIDQRVRDHSAEEESFLTARVAGTGLGAVTYRSLETAGQVLLVALEPEDECGALFLRLRKGVRSGGVAVATVATSLTRGTRKLDATVVLSAPGQETRVVEGLSTSHPGLVEALSSEGATILVGERAAAVPGLLTAVDTLARATSARLAWVPRRSGERGGVEAGLLPGLLPGGRPVDDTAARTQVEQAWGLEQGHHLPCAPGRDTRAILSALEDGSLKGAVVGGVDLRDLPDPGLADRGLSGAGFLVQLEVRRTEVSRYADVVLPVAPAVEKNGTFVNWEGRVRPFGQAHVSRARTDRQVLGMLAAEMGSDLGVDSLEAVHATYAELGLWDGVRPDTVSVPETQGRPGDGASRSSSASSAPAAVDAADQVSADVAPGNALPAVLATHKPMLDAGRLLEGEPFLAATAMRPVARVGADLAAGLGLVGGEPVTVSTEAGAVTLPAVVGGVADGSVWLPECSAGSVVHQTLAAGHGSYVSVSTSAEVPR, from the coding sequence ATGACCCAGACGACTGCGACCACGCCTGCTAGCGAGCCTGCCGTCGAGATGGTCTCGATAACCATCGACGGCATGCCCGTGACCGTGGAAAAGGGCACGCTGCTGATCCGCGCGGCAGAGAAGGTGGGGGTGCGTATCCCCCGGTTCTGCGACCACCCGCTGCTGGCTCCCTCCGCCAGCTGCCGTCAGTGCCTGGTAGAGGTGGCTATGCCCGGGCGCGACGGGGTCGTGCGCCCCATGCCCAAGCCCCAGCCCTCCTGCGCCATGACCGCCATGGAGGGGATGGAGATCTCCACCCAGGCCACCAGCGCGGTCGCTGCGAAGGCCCAGGCCGGGACCATGGAGTTCCTCCTGGTCAACCATCCCCTGGACTGCCCCGTGTGCGACAAGGGCGGGGAGTGCCCGCTGCAGAACCAGGCCCTAGAGCTCATGGCCTCGGGTGCCCAGTCGGCCACTCGCTTTACTGACGTCAAGCGGACCTTCCCCAAGCCCCTGCGCCTGACCAGCAACATCTTGCTGGACCGGGACCGCTGCATCCTGTGCCAGCGCTGCGTGCGCTTCGCCGACCAGATTCCCGGCGACCCCTTTATCGCGCTGCAAGGGCGTGGCGGCGGGCACCCGTGCGTGGACATGGACGGCCGTGCCGAGCACTCCGGGGGACTGTACTCTGAGCAGATCGGTCGTTTCGACACCCAGGTGCTCGACTTCCACGACCCCCACCACGCCGGGCAGCCGGGGGACACGGGCCAGGCGGACCAGCAGACCATCCGCGGTGCGCACGGGCTGGCCGGGGACGGCTCCGCCACGGGCCCCGGGGGAGACCCCGCCGTGGTCGGCGGCCTGGCCGCAGGTCCTGGGCTCGGTCACGGTGCTGAGGAGCTGGACGTCTCCGGCCGTCCCTTCGCCTCCTACTTCTCAGGCAACATCATCCAGATCTGCCCTGTCGGCGCGCTGACCAGCGCCCGCTACCGCTTCCGCGCCCGGCCCACGGACCTGGTCTCTACCGACTCGGTGACCGAGCACGACGCCTCCGGCTCCGCTATCCGGGTGGACATGCGGCGCGGAGTGGTGCTGCGGCGCCTGGCAGGCGATGACCCTGAGGTCAACGAGGAGTGGATCACCGACAAGGACCGCTTTGCCTTCCCCTGGTCCTCCCAGGAGGACCGTCTCACCGTGCCGCTGGTGCGCGAGGAGGATACCGGCGAGCTGGTCCCCACCTCCTGGTCTGACGCCCTGGACGTGGCCGCCCGCGGCCTGTCCCAGGCCGTGGCCGACGGCGGTGTGGGGCTGCTGCCCGGGGCGCGCCTGACCCTGGAGGACGGCTGGGCCTGGTCCCGATTCGCCCGGGCCGTCCTGGGGACCAACGACATCGACCAGCGTGTGCGCGACCACAGCGCCGAGGAGGAGTCCTTCCTGACCGCCCGGGTGGCAGGCACCGGCCTGGGAGCGGTGACCTACCGGTCCCTGGAGACGGCCGGGCAGGTGCTTCTGGTGGCGCTGGAGCCCGAGGACGAGTGCGGAGCCTTGTTCCTGCGACTGCGCAAGGGGGTGCGCTCCGGAGGCGTCGCGGTGGCGACAGTGGCGACCAGCCTGACCAGGGGGACCCGTAAGCTGGACGCGACCGTGGTCCTTAGCGCTCCCGGGCAGGAGACCCGGGTGGTGGAGGGCCTTAGTACCAGCCACCCAGGGCTGGTAGAGGCGCTGTCGTCCGAGGGCGCCACGATCCTGGTGGGGGAGCGGGCCGCTGCGGTACCGGGACTGCTCACCGCCGTGGATACCCTGGCCAGGGCCACCAGTGCCCGGCTGGCCTGGGTCCCGCGTCGTTCCGGCGAGCGTGGTGGTGTGGAGGCAGGCCTGCTGCCGGGCCTGCTGCCCGGGGGCAGGCCCGTGGACGACACCGCTGCCCGGACGCAGGTGGAGCAGGCGTGGGGCCTGGAGCAGGGCCACCACCTTCCCTGTGCACCAGGACGTGACACCAGAGCCATCCTGTCCGCCTTGGAGGACGGCAGTCTCAAGGGCGCTGTCGTCGGTGGCGTGGACCTGCGGGACCTGCCCGACCCCGGTCTGGCTGACAGGGGCCTGAGCGGTGCTGGCTTCCTGGTGCAGCTGGAGGTGCGTCGCACCGAGGTCAGCAGGTACGCCGACGTCGTCCTCCCCGTCGCGCCGGCCGTGGAGAAGAACGGGACCTTTGTCAACTGGGAGGGGCGAGTGCGTCCCTTCGGCCAGGCCCACGTCTCTCGCGCGCGTACCGACCGCCAGGTCCTGGGCATGCTGGCTGCGGAGATGGGCTCGGACCTGGGCGTGGACAGCCTGGAGGCTGTCCACGCCACCTACGCCGAGCTGGGGCTGTGGGACGGGGTACGGCCTGACACTGTCAGCGTCCCTGAAACCCAGGGGCGGCCGGGGGACGGCGCCTCCCGCTCCTCCTCGGCGTCGTCGGCTCCCGCCGCCGTGGACGCTGCGGACCAGGTCTCAGCAGACGTGGCGCCAGGCAACGCCCTGCCTGCGGTGCTGGCCACGCACAAGCCCATGCTGGACGCCGGGCGCCTCCTGGAGGGCGAGCCCTTCCTGGCTGCCACCGCCATGCGCCCGGTGGCACGCGTGGGGGCAGATCTTGCTGCCGGGCTGGGGCTGGTCGGTGGCGAGCCTGTCACGGTCTCCACGGAGGCGGGGGCGGTCACGCTGCCGGCTGTCGTGGGTGGTGTGGCTGACGGCTCCGTGTGGCTGCCGGAGTGCTCAGCAGGCTCTGTCGTGCACCAGACCCTGGCGGCAGGGCACGGTTCCTACGTGAGCGTCTCAACCAGTGCGGAGGTCCCCAGGTGA
- the nuoE gene encoding NADH-quinone oxidoreductase subunit NuoE, whose product MSTTETANGAAGAGAAVPQVPAGADGQEADLAVTASALGYAPGVLARLDADIAEIIARYPVGHERSALIPMLHLIQSVDGYVSPAGIALCADRLALTRSEVSAVATFYSQFRRHPAGRYHVGVCTNALCAVMGGDEVWQAVADHTGLGSDETSEDGTISLERLECNAACDYAPVVMVNWEFFDRQTPASAVALVEALERGEDVTPTRGPETVPTFRENERLLAGFEDGRAQEGPGAGQPSLQGLGLARSQGWTAPRETSEEDSK is encoded by the coding sequence ATGAGCACCACTGAGACCGCCAACGGTGCCGCAGGAGCAGGCGCGGCCGTGCCACAGGTCCCCGCCGGGGCCGACGGCCAGGAGGCCGACCTCGCCGTCACGGCCTCCGCCCTGGGCTACGCTCCCGGGGTCCTGGCCCGGCTCGACGCCGACATCGCTGAGATCATCGCACGCTACCCGGTCGGCCATGAGCGCAGCGCGCTTATCCCCATGCTCCACCTCATCCAGAGCGTGGACGGCTACGTCTCCCCGGCGGGCATCGCCCTGTGCGCGGACCGCCTGGCCCTCACCCGCTCCGAGGTCAGCGCGGTGGCTACCTTCTACAGCCAGTTCCGCCGCCACCCGGCGGGCAGGTACCACGTCGGGGTGTGCACCAACGCCCTGTGCGCTGTCATGGGCGGGGACGAGGTCTGGCAGGCCGTGGCGGACCACACCGGGCTGGGCAGCGACGAGACCAGCGAGGACGGCACCATCAGCCTGGAGCGGCTGGAGTGCAACGCCGCCTGCGACTACGCCCCCGTGGTCATGGTCAACTGGGAGTTCTTCGACCGTCAGACCCCTGCCAGCGCTGTGGCCCTGGTGGAGGCCCTGGAGCGGGGTGAGGACGTGACCCCCACGCGAGGCCCCGAGACGGTGCCGACCTTCCGGGAGAACGAGCGGCTGCTGGCGGGCTTCGAGGACGGCCGGGCACAGGAGGGACCGGGAGCGGGGCAGCCCTCTCTCCAGGGCCTGGGACTCGCCCGCAGCCAAGGGTGGACAGCCCCCCGGGAGACCAGTGAGGAGGACAGCAAGTGA
- a CDS encoding NADH-quinone oxidoreductase subunit D: MSTTVHATGPATDNLAAGAEQFTLSGGDWDEVAAQIAARDEADRLRNDRIVLNMGPVHPSTHGVLRLVLEVDGETVTEVRVGTGYLHTGIEKNMEYRTWVQGETFVTRMDYVAPFFQEVGYALAVERLLGITEDVPEKATVTRVLLMELNRIASHVVAVGTGGNEMGGTTLMTIAFRCRENILKAFEMVSGLRMNHAFVRPGGLAQDLPEGFTEFVRSVMPDIKNDIHELELLLMENPILKSRFIGVGEISLAGGLALGLTGPCLRAAGYPLDIRRTSPYCGYETYDFDIPVYDRSDCYNRLRLRLDEAYESLRIVSQCLDRLEDISARGTDPSNTTMVADPTIAWPARMAIATDGQGQSLEHVREIMGTSMESLIHHFKLVTQGFRVPAGQVYQTVEHAKGVLGVHAVSDGGTRPYRVHFRDPSFSNLQSVAMMGEGGMIADLVPALASIDPVLGGVDR; encoded by the coding sequence ATGAGTACCACCGTTCACGCCACCGGCCCGGCCACCGACAACCTGGCCGCAGGGGCAGAGCAGTTCACCCTCAGTGGGGGGGACTGGGACGAGGTCGCCGCCCAGATCGCCGCGCGCGACGAGGCCGACCGTCTACGCAACGACCGCATCGTGCTCAATATGGGCCCGGTTCACCCCTCGACCCACGGAGTGCTGCGTCTGGTGCTGGAGGTTGACGGGGAGACTGTCACCGAGGTCCGTGTGGGCACCGGCTACCTCCACACCGGTATCGAGAAGAACATGGAGTACCGCACCTGGGTCCAGGGCGAGACCTTCGTGACCCGCATGGACTACGTGGCCCCCTTCTTCCAGGAGGTGGGCTACGCCCTGGCGGTGGAGAGGCTTCTGGGGATCACCGAGGACGTCCCGGAGAAGGCCACGGTGACCCGTGTGCTCCTCATGGAGCTCAACCGCATCGCCTCCCACGTGGTCGCGGTGGGTACCGGGGGCAACGAGATGGGTGGTACCACGCTCATGACCATCGCCTTCCGGTGCCGCGAGAACATCCTCAAGGCCTTTGAGATGGTCTCCGGCCTGAGGATGAACCACGCCTTCGTCCGCCCCGGGGGGCTGGCCCAGGACCTCCCCGAAGGCTTCACGGAGTTTGTGCGCTCGGTCATGCCGGACATCAAGAACGACATCCACGAGCTCGAGCTGCTGCTCATGGAGAACCCGATTCTTAAGTCCCGGTTCATCGGGGTGGGAGAGATCAGTCTCGCGGGCGGCCTGGCCCTGGGGCTGACCGGGCCCTGCCTGCGTGCCGCTGGCTACCCCCTAGACATCCGGCGCACCAGCCCCTACTGCGGCTACGAGACCTACGACTTCGATATCCCCGTCTACGACCGCTCTGACTGCTACAACCGCCTGCGTCTGCGCCTGGATGAGGCCTACGAGTCGCTCAGGATCGTCTCCCAGTGCCTGGACCGCCTGGAGGACATCAGTGCTCGTGGCACCGATCCCTCCAACACCACCATGGTGGCCGACCCCACCATCGCCTGGCCCGCCCGCATGGCGATCGCCACCGACGGCCAGGGGCAGTCCCTGGAGCACGTCCGCGAGATCATGGGTACCTCGATGGAGTCCCTCATCCACCACTTCAAGCTGGTGACCCAGGGCTTCCGGGTCCCGGCGGGCCAGGTCTACCAGACGGTGGAGCACGCCAAGGGCGTCCTGGGCGTCCACGCCGTCTCCGACGGCGGGACCCGCCCCTACCGGGTCCACTTCCGGGACCCGTCCTTCTCCAACCTGCAGTCGGTGGCCATGATGGGGGAGGGCGGCATGATCGCCGACCTCGTCCCCGCCCTGGCCTCGATCGACCCCGTCCTGGGAGGTGTGGACCGCTGA
- a CDS encoding NADH-quinone oxidoreductase subunit B, translating into MKKHNAFMASIPSKRDDPYAQAASEVDSPGFLLTTVERLAGLAQARSMWPVTMGLACCAIEMMAAGTPRFDMSRFGWEVFRASPRHADVMIVSGRVSHKMAPIVRNVYDSMPEPKWVISMGACASSGGIFNNYAIVQGCDHIVPVDIYLPGCPPRPEMLLNAMLELTRQVERKPLFGHREEIARAVEAAALEAAPLHEMKGQLA; encoded by the coding sequence ATGAAGAAGCACAACGCCTTCATGGCGTCCATCCCCTCCAAGCGGGACGACCCCTACGCGCAGGCAGCCAGCGAGGTGGACTCGCCCGGCTTCCTGCTCACTACTGTGGAGCGGCTGGCAGGCCTGGCGCAGGCCCGGTCCATGTGGCCGGTAACCATGGGGCTGGCCTGCTGCGCCATTGAGATGATGGCGGCGGGTACCCCCCGCTTTGACATGTCGCGCTTCGGGTGGGAGGTCTTCCGGGCATCGCCGCGCCACGCCGACGTCATGATCGTCTCCGGCCGTGTCTCCCACAAGATGGCGCCCATTGTGCGCAACGTCTACGACTCCATGCCGGAGCCCAAGTGGGTCATCTCCATGGGGGCCTGTGCCTCCAGCGGTGGGATCTTCAACAACTACGCCATCGTCCAGGGGTGCGACCACATCGTCCCGGTGGATATCTACCTGCCCGGCTGCCCTCCGCGCCCCGAGATGCTGCTCAACGCCATGCTGGAGCTGACCCGCCAGGTGGAGCGCAAGCCGCTGTTCGGCCACCGTGAGGAGATTGCCCGGGCGGTGGAGGCCGCCGCGCTGGAGGCCGCTCCCCTCCACGAGATGAAGGGGCAGCTGGCATGA
- the ndhC gene encoding NADH-quinone oxidoreductase subunit A: protein MNPYASLLIMAGVALLVAVGGLALSAVISPGRRNRVKVANYECGIDPTPANTEHGRFPVSFYLVGMTFIIFDVEVVFLYPWATAFARLGFFGLSAALVFIALITVPYVLEWRRGGLDWD from the coding sequence ATGAACCCGTACGCGTCACTGCTCATCATGGCCGGGGTGGCTCTCCTGGTCGCCGTCGGGGGGCTCGCGCTGAGCGCCGTCATCAGCCCGGGACGGCGCAATCGGGTCAAGGTCGCCAACTACGAGTGCGGTATCGACCCTACCCCCGCCAACACCGAGCACGGCCGCTTCCCCGTCTCCTTCTACCTGGTGGGCATGACCTTCATCATCTTCGACGTGGAGGTGGTCTTCCTCTACCCCTGGGCCACGGCCTTCGCCCGGCTGGGGTTCTTCGGGCTGAGTGCCGCGCTTGTCTTCATCGCCCTGATCACGGTGCCCTACGTCCTGGAGTGGCGCCGTGGCGGACTGGACTGGGACTGA